A genomic window from Prunus persica cultivar Lovell chromosome G2, Prunus_persica_NCBIv2, whole genome shotgun sequence includes:
- the LOC109947379 gene encoding uncharacterized protein LOC109947379 gives MPPRKKSLSSSTTSAKKSNSKVQPQPSKFGIQHFFERHTQNSQNPKISAVSASQQNPKPLPAPASSTVAPAQSVPEIQNPAQIDTGNAVLALGSHEIRSNLLSSSNNSMSHNTPPENLRAVGVVGEEENMEDEASPEISKSKSFKRFKFSPGMLIKQSQDDGGDEVTWRISPVNERLQAVSKRMPEIIRVLADSSRLKSFTINQCSQKKMINQ, from the exons ATGCCTCCAAGAAAGAAatccctttcttcttccacGACGTCTGCTAAGAAATCCAACTCGAAAGTTCAGCCTCAGCCGTCCAAGTTCGGCATCCAGCATTTCTTCGAGCGCCACACCCAGAACTCTCAGAACCCCAAAATATCAGCAGTTTCTGCTTCTCAGCAGAACCCTAAACCCCTCCCAGCTCCCGCCTCTTCCACCGTTGCTCCGGCACAATCGGTTCCGGAGATCCAAAACCCTGCGCAGATTGATACGGGTAATGCCGTTTTAGCTTTGGGAAGTCATGAGATTCGGTCGAATTTGCTGTCAAGTAGTAACAATAGTATGTCGCACAATACGCCTCCAGAGAATTTGAGGGCAGTCGGAGTTGTTGGTGAGGAGGAGAATATGGAAGATGAGGCCTCGCCGGAGATTTCAAAGTCCAAATCTTTTAAGCGCTTCAAGTTCTCGCCAGGAATG TTGATAAAGCAGAGCCAGGATGATGGAGGTGATGAGGTGACATGGAGGATATCTCCGGTAAATGAAAGACTCCAAGCTGTTTCAAAGCGCATGCCGGAGATTATTAGAGTGCTGGCGGACTCTTCAAGGCTTAAATCTTTCACCATTAACCAATGCTCGCAAAAGAAg ATGATTAACCAATGA